The genome window CCTGTGGGGCGCCTGCCAGCATCGGTGTATCCATGATTCCCGGTGCGATCGTGTTCACGCGGATCCCGGCACTCGCCAGATCACGTGCCAGAGGCAGAGTGAGCCCGACGATTCCGCCTTTCGAAGCGGAGTAGGCCGCCTGGCCGATCTGGCCCTCATACGCCGCGATCGATGCAACGTTGACGATCGCACCCCGCTCGCCACCCTCGTCGGGTTCGTTGTTGCCCATCTCGGCGGCCACTCGGCGGACGACGTCGAAGAGCCCGATCAGGTTGACCTCGATAGTGGATTTGAAGAGATCGAGTGGAAAGAGCTCGCCGTTCCTGGCGACCACCCGGTGGGCGGTGACGACACCCGCCGCGTTCACCAGGAGGTTGAGCTTGCCGAAGGCACCGAGCGCGGCTGCCACCGCCTGCTCGACCTGCACGGTATCCCGGACGTCGGCGGGCACGAATACTGCATCGGCGCCCAGACCGGCGGCC of Acidimicrobiia bacterium contains these proteins:
- a CDS encoding SDR family NAD(P)-dependent oxidoreductase; amino-acid sequence: MRIDGSVAFITGGASGLGRGAAEALVERGAKVAILDLPGSDGASVAAGLGADAVFVPADVRDTVQVEQAVAAALGAFGKLNLLVNAAGVVTAHRVVARNGELFPLDLFKSTIEVNLIGLFDVVRRVAAEMGNNEPDEGGERGAIVNVASIAAYEGQIGQAAYSASKGGIVGLTLPLARDLASAGIRVNTIAPGIMDTPMLAGAPQELKDALAQVHVFPRRLGTPQDFAHLVIAVFENPMLNGEVIRLDAGARMGPR